Proteins from a single region of Pseudorasbora parva isolate DD20220531a chromosome 22, ASM2467924v1, whole genome shotgun sequence:
- the LOC137058528 gene encoding uncharacterized protein, with product MTTPTPSATPFADIITSLAALHQNQHQAMLELRADQERRFEAIVRGQQEDRERFRSWIDREVRTEAAGLASAPVHVPLHKMGPQDDPEAFIDLFQKAAEACGWPRAQWPVHLIPLLSGEAQAAAQQLPVANLLDYDDLKRAIIQRVGRTPEQHRQRFRSLEWGETGRPFAMAHQLRDACRKWLLAGGSDVDHIVDLVVLEQFIARLPKKTAEWVQCHRPTSLTTAINLAEDHLVACPGVGEPRLTSPSFSPPSVSPSPPVPLPRSRPPGPPRIPPRGRGGMGPGQYGSSRAPPRGAGLLGSGGDIGSGSTPPPRSYSNPLPAAGAAGRPGLACWRCGDPDHFVDRCPMMDIGTMIRVPDVQRTTPDQAGEYQVP from the exons atgactactccaacgccctccgccacgccgtttgcggacattatcacctctctcgcggccctccaccagaaTCAACATCAGGCCATGCTGGAgctgcgggcggaccaggagcgtcgattcgaggccatcgtccgcggccagcaagaggaccgcgagaggttccggagctggatagaccgggaggttcgcaccgaagccgccgggctcgccagcgcaccggtccacgtgcccctacacaagatggggccacaggacgatcccgaggccttcatagACCTTTTTCAGAAAgcggcggaggcctgcgggtggccccgggcacagtggccggtgcacCTTATTCCATTGCTCagcggagaagcccaggcggccgcccaacaactgccggtggcgaacctcctggattacgacgatctgaagagggccatcattcAGCGGGTCGGTCGGACCCCCGAACAACACCGTCAGCGTTTCCGCTCGCTTGAGTGGGGGGAGACCGGccggcccttcgcgatggcccaccagctccgggacgcctgccgcaaatggctattggccggtggaagcgacgtggaccacatcgtcgatctggtggtactggaacagttcatcgctcggcttcccaagaagaccgccgagtgggtccagtgccaccggcccacgtcgctgacgacggccatcaacctggcggaggaccatctggtggcgtgcccaggggtcggcgaaccccgtttaacttctccctctttctctcccccctctgtctctccttctcctcctgtccctctccctaggtcccgccctccagggccccctcgtattccccccagaggtcggggtggaatgggcccagggcaatacgggagttcgagggccccgcccaggggggcggggctgctggggtcgggcggggatatcggttccggttccaccccccctccgcgctcatattccaacccactccccgccgcaggggcggcgggcaggcctgggctggcctgctggcggtgcggtgacccggaccattttgtggaccgatgtccaatgatggatatcgggacaatgatccgggtcccggacgtccagcggaccacccctgatcaagcaggagagtaccaagttcct taa